A window of Cyclopterus lumpus isolate fCycLum1 chromosome 14, fCycLum1.pri, whole genome shotgun sequence contains these coding sequences:
- the chrne gene encoding acetylcholine receptor subunit epsilon — protein sequence MMATRRFWIFFGVVTVLGTLMVRVQCNEESKLISDLFQGYNKNIRPVVHPEDKLEIQIKLTLTNLISLNEKEETLTTNVWIEIQWTDYRFTWNESHYYGIDVIRVPCKTVWLPDIVLENNIDGKFDVAYYANVLIGSNGWMYWLPPAIYRSTCAIEITYFPFDYQNCTLAFRSQTYSANEVDLILAVGDTGETIEWVDIDPEAFTENGEWAIVHRPGRKMINTRYTKDDLEYQEILFNLVIQRKPLFYVINIILPCSLISSLVVLAYFLPAQAGGQKLTVSISVLLAQTVFLFLIAQKIPETSLSVPLIGKYLIFVMSVTTLIATNQIVVLNISLRNPSTHTMSNTIKHVFLEMVPRFLGMAPLVDDSEVTTEVNGVRERRRSSFGLMQRAEEYVLKQPRSEMMFDKQRERHGLTRSIVDNMDVSSTANLYKSLAQAAPEIKQCVDACNFIAESTRQQNNIGSEIESWVLIGKMIDKVCFWAAILLFIIGTVWIFLTGHFNRAPEFPFPGQSKKFVPS from the exons ATGATGGCAACACGCAGGTTTTGGATATTTTTTGGAGTCGTCACTGTTCTCGGGACTTTAATGGTTCGGG tGCAGTGTAATGAGGAGTCCAAGCTGATCAGCGACTTGTTCCAAGGCTACAACAAGAATATCCGCCCAGTGGTTCATCCTGAAGACAAGCTGGAGATTCAGATCAAGCTGACCCTCACTAACCTCATCTCCCTG AATGAAAAGGAGGAGACGCTTACGACTAATGTGTGGATTGAGATT CAATGGACTGATTATCGCTTTACCTGGAACGAATCTCACTATTATGGCATTGATGTTATTCGTGTCCCGTGCAAAACTGTCTGGCTCCCTGACATTGTCCTGGAGAACAA CATTGATGGCAAGTTTGATGTGGCTTACTACGCCAATGTGTTGATCGGGAGCAATGGTTGGATGTACTGGCTGCCTCCTGCTATCTATCGCAGCACGTGTGCCATTGAGATCACCTACTTCCCATTTGATTATCAAAACTGCACGCTAGCATTCAG ATCCCAAACGTACAGTGCCAATGAAGTCGACCTCATCTTGGCTGTCGGAGATACAGGTGAAACTATTGAGTGGGTGGACATCGACCCCGAGGCTTTCACAG AGAATGGCGAGTGGGCCATCGTCCATCGTCCAGGCAGGAAGATGATCAACACACGGTACACCAAAGATGACCTAGAGTATCAGGAGATCTTGTTCAATCTGGTCATCCAAAGAAAGCCCCTCTTCTACGTCATCAACATCATCCTGCCCtgctccctcatctcctcattgGTGGTGCTGGCCTACTTCCTACCTGCACAAG CCGGGGGACAAAAGTTGACCGTGTCCATCTCTGTCTTGCTGGCTCAGactgtcttcctctttcttaTTGCCCAGAAGATCCCTGAGACATCGCTCTCAGTGCCTCTCATCGGcaa GTACCTGATCTTTGTAATGTCTGTCACTACTCTCATTGCCACGAATCAAATTGTGGTGCTGAACATCTCCCTGCGTAACCCCAGCACTCACACCATGTCGAATACCATCAAACAT GTGTTTCTGGAAATGGTACCTCGCTTCCTGGGCATGGCCCCACTGGTGGATGACAGTGAGGTGACAACCGAGGTGAACGGAGTGAGGGAGCGGCGGCGCAGCTCCTTTGGCCTCatgcagagagcagaggaatATGTACTGAAGCAACCTCGCAGTGAAATGATGTTTgacaaacaaagagagaggcatGGTCTCACACGATCCATTG TGGATAATATGGATGTCAGCAGCACCGCTAACCTGTATAAGAGTTTGGCCCAAGCTGCACCCGAGATCAAGCAATGTGTGGATGCCTGCAACTTCATTGCTGAGAGTACGAGACAACAAAATAACATTGGATCT GAAATTGAAAGCTGGGTACTGATTGGGAAGATGATCGACAAGGTGTGTTTCTGGGCTGCcattctcctcttcatcattggCACAGTGTGGATCTTCTTAACGGGACACTTCAATCGGGCGCCGGAATTTCCGTTTCCGGGACAGAGCAAAAAATTTGTTCCgagttaa